The Megalopta genalis isolate 19385.01 chromosome 12, iyMegGena1_principal, whole genome shotgun sequence genome window below encodes:
- the Oatp33Ea gene encoding organic anion transporting polypeptide 33Ea isoform X1, whose amino-acid sequence MTKDCGICGIYPRWLRDRATSRNFIAVYGLLGTVQAMAFIYIVVTLTTLEKRFKIPSRTTGLILSGNEISQILSLILTYYGGSGHRPRWIAIGVGLSAFSCLVLALPHFLFGPGRDAMALTKEHLDRTLLNTSTIPEDLAICPRVVKPQLCDEESMLDVSILPRLLVFLSQFILGIGTTLYYGLGQTYLDDNTEKKNTPMLLGFTFALRTVGPAIGFLLGYGCLSLYIDPSLHPVITKNDPRWLGAWWLGWIILGATMGMFSILIAMFPRHLPKPKTTTAIDTAKLDGSIPLKLHLTAQEQYMTPMEPRKSLETEYIPTMREFPTAMKRLLTNWLLTFNNLSGVFYVLGASSYITFLAKYLEVQYSKSAAGGTVIAGPISLVGMVLGFLFSGMVISRFKPGPRPLLAWNVFVGVCFVAGQILFIFLGCADVDVRGLDFDTMQMNLTSSCNVGCNCDGVKYSPVCHEASRTTFFSACHAGCRAIISDKEFGNCSCLPATNPLNFEDQLDYTTDSKSVMLSQPIYLNHPHPIGFNKVRAGPCTSDCTRPYLLFMVFTCIIQTLACSGKIGNVLVNYRSVDKKDKSFAQGITLMTISLFALIPGPIIYGAIIDSTCLIWEESCGTRGNCWFHHRRNFRYLVNVTSAGFSTIGVLFDAAVCYLGKDLDLYGAEETDKRREFIKDDSAPSIVDGGKKKEINGNVN is encoded by the exons ATGACCAAAGATTGTGGAATTTGCGGGATTTATCCCCGATGGCTGCGAGATCGTGCCACCTCGAGAAATTTCATCGCCGTGTACGGTCTCCTCGGCACCGTGCAGGCGATGGCTTTCATTTACATCGTTGTCACCCTCACCACGCTGGAGAAAAGATTCAAGATACCTAGTCGTACAACTG GATTAATACTCTCCGGCAACGAGATCTCGCAGATTTTGTCATTGATACTGACCTATTACGGCGGCTCGGGGCACCGTCCAAGATGGATCGCGATCGGTGTCGGTCTCAGCGCATTCTCCTGCCTCGTTCTCGCGCTTCCACATTTCTTGTTCGGGCCCGGAAGGGACGCGATGGCCTTGACGAAGGAACACCTCGATCGAACACTCCTAAATACCTCCACGATCCCCGAGGACCTGGCAATTTGTCCGCGCGTCGTCAAACCGCAGCTCTGCGACGAGGAGTCGATGCTGGACGTCAGCATTCTTCCACGACTTCTGGTCTTCCTCTCCCAGTTTATCCTCGGAATCGGCACCACCCTGTACTACGGCCTTGGACAGACATATCTGGACGACAACACCGAGAAGAAAAATACTCCGATGTTGCTAG GTTTTACATTCGCTCTGAGAACAGTTGGTCCAGCGATAGGATTTTTATTGGGTTACGGTTGTCTCAGTCTCTATATTGATCCCAGTTTACATCCTGTAATCACCAAAAACGATCCAAGATGGTTAGGGGCTTGGTGGCTTGGCTGGATTATCCTCGGTGCCACGATGGGCATGTTTTCGATCCTGATTGCTATGTTCCCACGACATCTGCCGAAACCAAAGACCACTACCGCAATTGACACTGCCAAACTG GATGGTAGTATACCATTAAAGTTACACCTAACCGCGCAAGAGCAGTACATGACACCGATGGAGCCGCGGAAGTCGCTCGAGACCGAATACATTCCAACTATGCGGGAATTTCCGACAGCGATGAAAAGGTTGTTGACAAACTGGCTGTTAACGTTCAACAACTTGAGCGGGGTGTTCTACGTGTTGGGCGCGTCATCTTACATTACGTTTTTGGCTAAGTACCTCGAGGTTCAGTATAGTAAGTCTGCTGCCGGGGGTACCGTGATCGCTG GTCCTATATCGCTGGTCGGTATGGTACTGGGATTTCTATTCTCTGGAATGGTAATTAGCAGATTCAAGCCTGGACCTAGGCCACTGCTCGCATGGAACGTGTTTGTTGGCGTCTGCTTTGTCGCTGGCCAAATACTCTTTATATTCCTTGGTTGTGCGGACGTTGACGTCAGAGGCCTCGATTTTGACACTATGCA AATGAACCTGACATCGAGTTGCAACGTCGGCTGCAACTGCGACGGCGTCAAGTATTCCCCGGTTTGCCACGAGGCGTCGAGGACGACATTTTTCTCGGCTTGTCACGCGGGTTGCCGGGCGATAATCAGCGACAAGGAGTTCGGGAATTGCAGTTGCCTGCCGGCGACGAATCCATTGAACTTCGAGGACCAGCTCGACTATACCACCGACAGCAAGTCGGTGATGCTGAGTCAGCCGATCTACCTGAACCATCCTCACCCGATCGGCTTCAACAAAGTCAGAGCGGGACCGTGCACGAGCGACTGCACTCGCCCGTATCTTTTGTTCATGGTCTTCACTTGCATCATACAGACGTTGGCGTGTTCCGGAAAGATTGGTAACGTCCTGGTGAACTATCGGAGCGTCGACAAGAAGGACAAGAGTTTCGCGCAGGGCATCACTCTGATGACGATTTCCTTGTTCGCGCTGATACCGGGTCCAATCATTTACGGAGCCATCATCGACTCCACTTGCTTGATCTGGGAGGAGTCCTGCGGGACCAGAGGGAACTGCTGGTTCCATCATAGACGTAACTTCCGGTATCTGGTTAACGTCACGTCCGCGG GCTTCTCGACGATAGGAGTGCTGTTCGATGCAGCTGTCTGCTACCTCGGAAAAGATTTGGATCTTTATGGGGCCGAGGAGACGGACAAACGTCGCGAGTTTATCAAGGATGATTCCGCGCCGTCAATCGTCGACGGCGGAAAGAAGAAAGAGATAAACGGAAATGTAAATTAG
- the Oatp33Ea gene encoding organic anion transporting polypeptide 33Ea isoform X2, giving the protein MALTKEHLDRTLLNTSTIPEDLAICPRVVKPQLCDEESMLDVSILPRLLVFLSQFILGIGTTLYYGLGQTYLDDNTEKKNTPMLLGFTFALRTVGPAIGFLLGYGCLSLYIDPSLHPVITKNDPRWLGAWWLGWIILGATMGMFSILIAMFPRHLPKPKTTTAIDTAKLDGSIPLKLHLTAQEQYMTPMEPRKSLETEYIPTMREFPTAMKRLLTNWLLTFNNLSGVFYVLGASSYITFLAKYLEVQYSKSAAGGTVIAGPISLVGMVLGFLFSGMVISRFKPGPRPLLAWNVFVGVCFVAGQILFIFLGCADVDVRGLDFDTMQMNLTSSCNVGCNCDGVKYSPVCHEASRTTFFSACHAGCRAIISDKEFGNCSCLPATNPLNFEDQLDYTTDSKSVMLSQPIYLNHPHPIGFNKVRAGPCTSDCTRPYLLFMVFTCIIQTLACSGKIGNVLVNYRSVDKKDKSFAQGITLMTISLFALIPGPIIYGAIIDSTCLIWEESCGTRGNCWFHHRRNFRYLVNVTSAGFSTIGVLFDAAVCYLGKDLDLYGAEETDKRREFIKDDSAPSIVDGGKKKEINGNVN; this is encoded by the exons ATGGCCTTGACGAAGGAACACCTCGATCGAACACTCCTAAATACCTCCACGATCCCCGAGGACCTGGCAATTTGTCCGCGCGTCGTCAAACCGCAGCTCTGCGACGAGGAGTCGATGCTGGACGTCAGCATTCTTCCACGACTTCTGGTCTTCCTCTCCCAGTTTATCCTCGGAATCGGCACCACCCTGTACTACGGCCTTGGACAGACATATCTGGACGACAACACCGAGAAGAAAAATACTCCGATGTTGCTAG GTTTTACATTCGCTCTGAGAACAGTTGGTCCAGCGATAGGATTTTTATTGGGTTACGGTTGTCTCAGTCTCTATATTGATCCCAGTTTACATCCTGTAATCACCAAAAACGATCCAAGATGGTTAGGGGCTTGGTGGCTTGGCTGGATTATCCTCGGTGCCACGATGGGCATGTTTTCGATCCTGATTGCTATGTTCCCACGACATCTGCCGAAACCAAAGACCACTACCGCAATTGACACTGCCAAACTG GATGGTAGTATACCATTAAAGTTACACCTAACCGCGCAAGAGCAGTACATGACACCGATGGAGCCGCGGAAGTCGCTCGAGACCGAATACATTCCAACTATGCGGGAATTTCCGACAGCGATGAAAAGGTTGTTGACAAACTGGCTGTTAACGTTCAACAACTTGAGCGGGGTGTTCTACGTGTTGGGCGCGTCATCTTACATTACGTTTTTGGCTAAGTACCTCGAGGTTCAGTATAGTAAGTCTGCTGCCGGGGGTACCGTGATCGCTG GTCCTATATCGCTGGTCGGTATGGTACTGGGATTTCTATTCTCTGGAATGGTAATTAGCAGATTCAAGCCTGGACCTAGGCCACTGCTCGCATGGAACGTGTTTGTTGGCGTCTGCTTTGTCGCTGGCCAAATACTCTTTATATTCCTTGGTTGTGCGGACGTTGACGTCAGAGGCCTCGATTTTGACACTATGCA AATGAACCTGACATCGAGTTGCAACGTCGGCTGCAACTGCGACGGCGTCAAGTATTCCCCGGTTTGCCACGAGGCGTCGAGGACGACATTTTTCTCGGCTTGTCACGCGGGTTGCCGGGCGATAATCAGCGACAAGGAGTTCGGGAATTGCAGTTGCCTGCCGGCGACGAATCCATTGAACTTCGAGGACCAGCTCGACTATACCACCGACAGCAAGTCGGTGATGCTGAGTCAGCCGATCTACCTGAACCATCCTCACCCGATCGGCTTCAACAAAGTCAGAGCGGGACCGTGCACGAGCGACTGCACTCGCCCGTATCTTTTGTTCATGGTCTTCACTTGCATCATACAGACGTTGGCGTGTTCCGGAAAGATTGGTAACGTCCTGGTGAACTATCGGAGCGTCGACAAGAAGGACAAGAGTTTCGCGCAGGGCATCACTCTGATGACGATTTCCTTGTTCGCGCTGATACCGGGTCCAATCATTTACGGAGCCATCATCGACTCCACTTGCTTGATCTGGGAGGAGTCCTGCGGGACCAGAGGGAACTGCTGGTTCCATCATAGACGTAACTTCCGGTATCTGGTTAACGTCACGTCCGCGG GCTTCTCGACGATAGGAGTGCTGTTCGATGCAGCTGTCTGCTACCTCGGAAAAGATTTGGATCTTTATGGGGCCGAGGAGACGGACAAACGTCGCGAGTTTATCAAGGATGATTCCGCGCCGTCAATCGTCGACGGCGGAAAGAAGAAAGAGATAAACGGAAATGTAAATTAG